DNA from Puniceicoccaceae bacterium:
CAGTGCCATCTTGAGACGCGGGGTTCCTTCCATTTGCCTTACGGGCACGATATGCACAGCGGAAACATGAGCTGCACAAATTGTCATGATCCACATGGCGATGCATCTGCTGGTGGCGGGATGGCGTTGGCATCGGCCAGTGATACCTGTATCAGCTGTCATCAGGCTCAGGGAAATCACTACGTTTTCCGCCATGAGGCCACCCAGGATGGCTGCACGGTTTGTCACAGTCCGCACGGGAGTGTGAACGACAAGATGCTGAAATCAGCGAATGCGTCGCTGTGCCTGCAGTGCCACTTCCAGCAGCAGACCAGTTCGGGTCAAATTCTGATTGGTGGGCGCGATCATGCGAATTTCCTGCCTCGCGGCACTTGCTGGACGGCAGGTTGTCACGAAGCCGTGCACGGTTCCAACATCAGTTCATCCCTGCGTTATTAACCCCCACAGCGAGGAAATCATGCATACCAATCGCCATTTTATTGAAATCGCAGCTGTCAGAACTCCCGTGCAACAGGGATGTCACTGGACGGGAAGGGTCCTTCCCTTGCTCTTGCTGTTTGGCATTGCTCCGCTGCTTGCAGCTCAGGACGATTTGGAGGCTTGGGAATTCGACGCAGAGTATCCGAACCACGTCATTCTTGGATTGGGTGGGGTTTCCGTTAGCGGCGACGATGCACAGTTTGCGAAACGAAATCGCATCGGGGAAGAGTTCTGGGGCGGACTTGAATCGCTGCGTTATCGCGGCGAACACGGCGAGGGATTGTTGCTCGATGTGCAGGGGAGAATCCTGCCCGGTATCGGAGACTATCTCGCAAAGCTGCGAATCACGAAAGAGGATCTGGGGTTTTTGGAAGTGGGATACAAATCGACCCGCACCTACTATGATGCTACGGGTGGCTATGATCCGGCAACCGGGTATTCCTATTCTTATTTTGATGAGTCACTCCACCTCGACCGATCCGAACTCTGGGTAGCCGCCCATTGGGTCGGTGATGCGGGAACATCGCTCGACCTGCGCTACCGCTACCGGACACGGGAGGGAAAGAAGGGGACCAGTTCCTGGGCGGATGGCACGACCCCGGGCGGGCGCAATCTGGGGATCATTCCCGGCTTTTACGAGATCGATGAACGCATCCATTCGGTGGAACTGGATGTCAACCACCAGAGCGAGCAACTGGAGGTGAACGTCGGGGGTGTGTGGCAGACGCACGAACAGGACAATACCCGGAATTTCCGCCGTCAGCCTGAACAAAGTGCGGACCGGTATTTTGTGCACCGGGAGAAATTTGAGACAGACATGCTCAACGGCCATGGTTCGATGAGCTATCGATTCAACGAGAAGACGCGGCTCAATGTGGGAACTTCCTACACGCGATTGGATACCATCCTGAACGGTAGCCGCACGATCAATGGTGAGTTTTCAACCGTATTCGATCCCAACTTTGTGCGGCAAAACCGAGACCACGGGTTTTTGGATCTTGATGGTGAGACGCAGGTCCGCCAATGGGTGATGAACGCCAATCTTGAGATTCGTGCTTCGGAAAACCTTCAGATTGTTCCCTCCGTGCGTGTGGAGAACTATGATACTGAGAGTTTGGCTCACGTGTTGGAAACCAATGCAAATGGTCGTGGAGTGGACAGTTTTCACGAATTACAGCCCTTTGGAGACAGTTACTGGGATGATGTAGCTGCCGAGTTGGCGGTGGTCTATCGTGGTCTTCCGAAATGGGTGCTCAGTGCTGAGCTTTTGGGTTCGCGAGGAGAAGGCGACATCGCTGAAACGGATTTGGATGTTGAAACCGCCGAAATCCTGTTTGACCGCTCAACGCGCAGGGATCGAAGTGAGCAAAAGGTCTCGGTAACGGCGAAGTATTATCCACAACCAGGCCTGAATTTTGTTTTTAATGCCTATCACAAAGAAGGGAAGAATGATTTTGACCACAGGATC
Protein-coding regions in this window:
- a CDS encoding cytochrome c3 family protein, which encodes MKAPHAPCFKDTLGKFVAVAGRHKKLLSLTSVVAAIIFSSCVSVPHAVLVPPRIAGAEFVGMQECAMCHEDLVEGFEWSTHGTLIAHGDESMHLGCEACHGPGSLHAESGGMPNTIVNPVNSAEACFQCHLETRGSFHLPYGHDMHSGNMSCTNCHDPHGDASAGGGMALASASDTCISCHQAQGNHYVFRHEATQDGCTVCHSPHGSVNDKMLKSANASLCLQCHFQQQTSSGQILIGGRDHANFLPRGTCWTAGCHEAVHGSNISSSLRY